DNA sequence from the Nesterenkonia lutea genome:
CATCCGGCGCGGATCTGATCGTCAACAATGACATCCTGGTCCTCGCCTCACCGGAGATCGGAGGGCTTCCCGCTCCGATCGTCGGCCTGATGGCCGCCGGCGGCATGGCGGCAGCCATGTCCACCGCTGCAGGCCTGCTGCTCGTGATCTCCTCGGCCGCTTCCCATGACCTGTACTTCCGGGTCATCAAGAAGACCGGTGCTTCAGAGAAGGAGCAGATGCTGGTCGGACGCATCGCCATGGCGGTCGCGATCCTCGTGGCGATCTGGGCCGGCATCAACCCGCCGGCCTTCGTGGCTCAGGTGGTCGCATTCGCCTTCGGACTCGCGGCCTCGACGTTCTTCCCGATCCTGATCCTCGGGATCTTCTGGAAGAAGGCGAACGGGCCGGGTGCCACCGCAGGCATGCTCTCCGGTCTGGCGTTCACCGCGACGTACATGATCTACACGCTGGAGGTCTTCGGAACCGGCGCCAACGATCACATCCTGAACGTCTCCCCGGAGGGAATCGGCGCGATCGGTGCTGCGGTGAACTTCACCGTGACCATCATCGTCTCGAAGCTGACGAAGCCGCCGAGCCCACTGGTCCAGGAGATGGTCGAAGAGATCCGGTATCCGCAGACCCGAACGGCTGCTGTGCGGTCCTGAATCGAGACCGCACGGGTCAGAGAGGACCCCGGCGGGAGATGAACCACGAAGCGGCCCCCGCACCAGACCTGGTGCGGGGGCCGCTTCGTGGTTCATGTTCGTGGTTCATGCTGTGTCGCTGTGCCGCCTGCTCGCTGGGTGTCAGCCTTCTTCGGTCAGCGAGGATTCGGCATCTCGCCACGAGTGTCTGGGCTCATAGCCCAGCTCGCGGCGGGCCTTCTCGATGGAGAGCAGCGTGTCATTGACACCCAGGTCCGCAACGAGCGGAACGTCGGGATAGACCTCCGCGACCAGTTCAGCATTGGGACGGGACATCACGGTGTCGGCCGCAGCGATGATGTAGCGCTCGAATCCCGGACCCGCCACAGCAAGAGCACGTTCGATGGCCTGTGCCCCGTCGCGGGCGTCGATGTACCCCCAGAGGTTCCACCTGCGCTGCATCGCGTCCGCGTCGAAGTCGGGGAATGCCGCATAGTCCTCGGGGTTCATGACATTGGAGAACCGCAGGGCGGTGATGGAGAGCTCCGGGTTCCAGCGCACGAGCTCGACGGCCATCGTCTCCTCGAGGTGCTTGCCCAGGGAGTAGGTGGATTCTGGACGCGCCGGATACTCCTCATCGACAGGGATGTACGGCGGAGGGGTGTCGAAGGGCAGCCCGAGCACGGTCTCGCTGGAGGCTGCGACGATGCGTCTGATCCCGAGCCGTGACGCGGCCCAGAACACGTTGAAGCTGGCGGTGATGTTGTTGTGGAACGTCGCGGCGTCCGGCCGGATGCCCGGGGCGGGCACCGCTGCCAGGTGCACCACGGCGTCCACGCCCTCGTGCCGGTCCCCCACCGCGCCGAGGGCGTCGATGACCTGGCCATAATCGGTGAGGTCGACCTTGACGAAGCCCGGCGCACGCGCACCTTCGACGTCGAGGCCGATCACCTCGTGGCCTGCCGCGCGGAGCTCCCGCGCGACGACCGTGCCGAGCTTGCCTGTTGATCCTGTGACTGCGATTCTCATGCCGCCACGCTACTTCACATATGGGGTTCCATTCGCTGCTGGGGGGCGGACCCGACCGACGAAGCCCGCCACCGCGAGGATCGTGATCACATAGGGCAGCATCAGCAGCGCCTCGGAGGGGACCGGAGTGCCGATCGCGGCGAGCACGTTGCCCAGCGAGGTGGAGAAGCCGAACAGCAGAGCCGCCAGGACCGCTCCGATCGGGTGCCAGCGACCGAGGATCATCGCGGCCAGGGCGATGAATCCTGCGCCGGCGGACATCTCCTTGCCGAAGGCCAGCCCCTGACCGATGGTGAAGAAGGAGCCGCCCAGCCCGGCGATGGCCCCCGCCAGGATGACGTTGTACACGCGCATCCGGTTGACCTTGATGCCCACCGTGTCCGCCGCCCTGGGGTGCTCCCCCACGGCCCGAGTCCGCAGACCCCAGCGGGAGCGGAACAGGAAGACGTTCAGCACCGCGACCAGGACGTACATCAGGTAGACCAGGATCGTCTGGTCGAAGAGCACCGGACCGATGACCGGGATCTGGGAGAGCACCGGGATCGGCAGGTCAGGCAGCTGCTGGCGGGCGTTCCAGAGCTCGGCGTTCTGCGTCAGCGTGGTGGAGAAGAGGAAGCCGGTCAGACCGATGACCAGCACGTTGAGCACCACGCCGACGATGATCTGGTTGACCTGATACTTCACCGAGAAGAACACCAGCACCGCGCCGACCAGGGCCCCCGCCAGCGGCGAGAAGAGCAGACCCAGATACGCGCTGGTGAAGACGGAGGCGGCGACAGCCGCCAGGAAGGCCCCGGCCAGCAGCTGCGCCTCGATGGCGATGTTGATGACCCCGGAGCGTTCGCCCACGAGTCCGCACATGGCGCCGAAGATCAGCGGCACCGAGAGCGCCAGGGCCCCGGTGAGCATGGTGACCAGCGGGATGACCGCCCCACGGTCAGCGCCGGCCCAGACCAGGAACGCCACGACGAAGAGCACCCCGAAGAGCAGCGGGAGCCAGAGCCTCGCCTGCGCCCTGTTCGAGGCCCGCCAGAACGCGTAGACGGTCAGCGCGAGGAGTGTCGCTGCCAGCACCCACCCGGCAGGCCGGGAGGGAAGCTCGATGACCGGAATCTCGAAGAAGTCCCCTGCGGAGGCCAGACGGAAGTGCGTCCGCCCTCCTGCAGGGCTTCCCAGCGCGAAGAGCAGCCCGAGCACAGCCAGGATCGCGTAGGTGATGGGGTATTTCCAGGAGACGGGCCGGACGCTGGCGGCGGCTCGCTCGGCCGGCTGCGCCTGAACAGCGGCGGGACTCACGGTCTGGTCGCTCACTTGCCAACCTCCTGTGACGTGGTGCTGGACGGTTGGTGAGCGGGACTCGGCCTGCTGTGATCCTGGTCCTCCGCCGCATCGGTGCCGACGGACCCGGAGGAACCGGAGGAACCGCCGCTGCGGCGTCGACTCTTCTTGAACCGTGGACGGCCGTCGGCATGCGGAAGGAAGAAGATGGCGCGCACCAGCGGAGGCGCCGCGATCATCAGCACGATCACCGCCTGGAGCACCAGCACGATGTCGATGGGGGTGCCGGTCTGTGCCTGCATGAGCACGCCGCCGGCACGGAGACCGCCGAGCAGAAGCCCAGCGAGGAAGGTGCCCAGCGGCTTCGAGCGCCCGAGCAGGGCCACGGTGATCGCGTCGAAGCCCAGGGTGCCTGCGATGCCTCCGGCGATCCGGTACTCGGTGCCCAGCACGTGGGCGGCGCCGCCCAGGCCCGCGAGACCGCCGGCCACGATCAGCACCAGGGCGGTGGCCTTGGACACGTTGATCCCCGCCGTGCGGGCAGCCTCAGGGTTCTCACCGATGGCGCGGAACTCGAAGCCGAGAGCAGAGCGTTCCAGCAGCCACCAGACGAAGAGCGTGGCGAGGATTGCGATGAGGAACCCGGCATGGATCCGGAAGCCCGGTCCCAGCAGCGAGAAGAGCTGGGCGGAATCGTCGACCGAGCTTGAGAGCGGCTGGTTGGAGCCGGTCTGCTTGTACCACTGCTGCTTCAGCAGCCATGCCAACAGGTAGATCGCAATATTGTTGAGCATGATCGTCACGATCACCTCATTGGCTCCGGTGCGCGCCTTGAGCACACCGGCGATGCCGCCCCAGATGGCGCCGCCGAGGATGCCGCCGGCGAGCGCCAGCAGCACATGCAGCCCGGCCGGGAGGGAGAGCGCATAGCCCAGGAAGCCCGCCGAGGTGGCGCCCAGGATGATCTGACCCTGGCCGCCGATGTTCAGCATCCCGGAGCGGAAGCCGATGGCGATGCCCAGACCTGCCAGGATCAGCGGCACCGAGTAGACCATGGTCTCGGTCAGCGGGCGGATGGATCGCGCGGCCGAGGGTGCCTGCCAGTCGAAGACGGCGCCGCGGAAGAGCGAGGAGTAGGCCTCGCGCAGAACCTGGAAGGAGGTCTCCAGGAAGTCGGTGGGCTGGGCGAAGAAGTAGCTCAGGCTGCCCTGGACCTCCTGATTGGCGCCGAGGATCAGCACTGCTCCGACCACCAGTGCGACGACGACGGCCAAGACCGTGACCACCCAGGAGGTCTGGCCCAGTTCACGCAGGGCGCGGGAGAGCCTGCCTTCCGCCTCGGCCCATGCTCCCTGATGGTTCGGGGCAGGGGCAGGGGACGTCCCGGACTGGGACCCTGAATCGGTCACGTGCTCTCCTCTGCTTCGGCCGAGTGATCGGTCCCGGACAGCGCTGTGTGATGGGTGGCGGCCTGCTCCTCGGCCTCCTCCACGGGCACACCGGCCATCATCAGCCCCAGCACATCACGGCTGGTGCCGGCCGGGACGATGCCCACGATCCGACCGCGGTACATGACTGCGATGCGGTCGGCGAGGTTCAAAGCCTCGTCCAGCTCGGTGGAGACGATCAGACACGGGGTGCCCTTGTCCCGCTCCTCGATGACGGTGCGGTGGACGAACTCGATGGAGCCGACGTCGAGCCCACGGGTGGGCTGGCTCGCCACGAACAGCCGCAGGTCCCGGCTCATCTCTCGGGCCAGCACGACCTTCTGCTGGTTGCCGCCGGAGAGCGTGGAGATCGGGTCATCCACGCTGCCCATGCGGACGTCGAAGCGCTCAGCCTGGGCCTGCGCAGCCTCGCGCATCACCGGCAGGCGCAGTGCGATGTTCCCCGGGCCCCCGGAGTAGGGCGCCCGATCGTACATGTCCAGCACATAGTTCTCCGTGACGGTGAAGGCCCCGATGACACCGTCGGTGCTGCGGTCCTCCGGCACGAAGCCCAGTCCTGCGGCCAGCCGCTGTTTGACGCTGAGCGGAGCAAGGTCCTGGTCATCGAGGAGGATCCGACCCGCCACAGGCTCGCGGATCCCCAGGATGGTCTGGGCGAGCTCGCTCTGACCGTTGCCGTCCACCCCGGCGATGACGAGGATCTCTCCCCGGCGCACCTCGAGATCGACATCATCGACGACGACCTTGTCCATCGAACTGAGCACGGTCAGTCCCTCCACCGCGAAGCTCACCTCCCCGGGGGATGCCGGCTCCTTGGCGGTGGTGAGGTTGACCTCACGCCCGACCATGAGCCCGGCCAGCTCCGTCTCCGTGGACTCGGGGGTGGTCTCTCCGACGACGGCGCCGCGCCGGATCACGGTGATCCGGTCGGCCACCGCGCGGACTTCGCGCAGCTTGTGCGTGATGAAGACGATGGAGGTCCCGGAGTCCCGGAGCTGACCCATGATGGTGATCAGTTCGTCGGTCTCCTGCGGGGTCAGCACGGCGGTGGGCTCATCGAGGATCAGCACCTTCGCGTCGCGGGAGAGCGCCTTGATGATCTCCACCCGCTGCTGGGCGCCGACGGGCAGATCCTCGATGCGCGCATCGGGGTCCACGTCGAATCCGAAGCGCGCGGAGATCTCCAGCACCTTCTCGCGCGCCTGACCCATGTCCATGATGCCTGCGGCGCGGGTGGGCTCGTAGCCCAGCGCCACTGACTCGGTGACGGTGAACACCGGGATCAGCATGAAGTGCTGGTGCACCATGCCGATCCCGGCGGCCACCGCGTCCCCGGGCCCGTTGAAGCTGACCGGCTCGTCGTCCAGCAGAATCTCACCATCGTCCGGGGCGTAGAGCCCGTAGATGGTGTTCATCAGGGTGGACTTGCCGGCCCCGTTCTCACCGAGCAGAGCGTGGATCTCGCCCGGTTCGACGGTGAGCGATATCCGGTCATTCGCGGTGAAGGAGCCGAACCGCTTGGTGACCCCTCTCAGCTCAAGCTTCATCTCTGCGGTGTCACCAATCAGCTCAGCGTGGGTCAGGAAGGAGCGTTCTCGGACTCGATGACGGTCTCGCCATCGATGATCTCCTGGCGGAGCTGCTCGATGGCATCCTGCACCTCAGAGGGGACCTCGTCCTCGAAGTCGTGGAAGGGAGCCAGGCCGACGCCGTCGTTCTCCAGGGTGCCCACATACGGCTCACTGGTGAACTCGCCCGCTGCGCCCTCTTCGATCGTGGTGTAGACGGCGGTGCCGATCTCCTTCATCACCGAGGTGAGCATGATGTCTGGGAAGTCGGTGGACTCATAACCGTCGGAGTCGACCCAGATCATCTTTGCCTCGGCGTTCTCCAGCACGGGGCCTGCGCCGACACCGGCGTTGCCGGCCACCGGCATGATGATGTCGGCGTCCTGGCTCAGCAGCTGCTCGGTGACTTCGCCGCCCTGAGTCTGGTCGCTGAAGTCGCCGGAGAAGGTGCCGGACTGCTCTTCCTTGTCCCAGCCCACCAGCTCGACCTCGGCGTCGTTGTCCTCGTTGTACCGATCCACGCCGTCGGCATAGCCGTCCATGAACACGGTCACCGAGGGGATCTGGACTCCGCCCCAGGTGCCGACCACGCCGGTCTCGCTCATCGAGGCGGCGACGTAGCCCGCCAGGTAGGCGGCCTCACCGGTGTTGAACACCAGCGGCTTGCCGTTGGTGAGCTCCCCCTCGAGCTCCTCCTCGTTGAAGTAGGAGTCGATCAGCGCGAAGTTGGTCTCTTCATTGGCCTCCGCGGCGAGGCGCAGCCCCTCCTCCAGCAGGAAGCCGACTCCGAAGACGACGTCGCAGCCCTGCTGGACCATGGTGTCCACATTGGGGGCGTACTCGGATTCCGCAGTGGACTGCGCCTCAGCGTGCTCGATGCCCAGATCCTCGATGGCCATCTCCAGGCCCTCATAGGCCGACTGGTTGAAGGAGCGGTCGTCCCAGCCGCCCTCATCGGAGACGACACAGGCCTTGTAGTCGACTTCTTCGGAGGCGGCGGCGTCGCCGTTCTCCGACTCTTCCTCGGGCGCCTCGCCGCAGGAGGAGAGGACGAGTGCTGCGGCTGCGGTCACGGCGAACGCGCCGCTGGTCTTGAAGGACCTCTTCATGGGGATGCTCCTCATGGTGCAAGAACGGCACCCCGAGGGTGCCGTGAAACGAGTGATGCAGGCAATGGTACGACACATTTCCACACGAAACATTGCACAGATGTTTCATCCGATGTTCACCGGCGCAATGCCCGCCGTCATCCCTCAGTCAAGGTGCTTGGAGGTGGTGTCCGGTGCGAGCTTGAGCATCAGCAGGACCGCGAGCACGACGCCGACCAGACAGATTCCGAAGGCCCCGGAGAGCCCGAAGGTCGGCTCCATCCACGCGATGAAGACGAGCGGGCCCAGACCGGCGCCGATCCTGGAGATGGTCGAGGCCCAGCCGAATCCTGAACCGCGCAGCTCGGTGGGATAGAGCTCGGAGACGTAGGTGTAGAGCACCGGGATGCTGATCTGGATCACCATTCCGAAGCCGAGCAGAAGCAGCAGCACGGCCGTGGGCAGATGCATCGTCAGTCCGAGCACCACCAGCATCGCGGTGGCCACCGGGGCGGAGACGGCGAGCAGCACCCGGCGCCCGGTGATCTCGACCAGGACGGTGGAGATCACCACGCCCACCAGTCCGACGGCGGCCATGCCGGCCGTGCGGATGAAGGCCTGGTCCTGCTCGTAGCCAGCCTCGATCAGCAGCGTGGGCATCCACTGGATGGCGATGTAGTAGACGGTCATGATGGCGAGGAAGAGCACCCAGGAGACGGTGGTGACCCTCCAGCTGTGCGCCCAGACCAGCTTGAGCTGCTCTCCCACCGCGGCGAAGGTCAGCTTCGCCGGAGCCTGAGTGGCTTCAAGCGTGTACTGGCGCACTGGCGCACCGGTGCGGGCGACCAGCCCGTCGATGACCCTGCGGGCCTCGGCCATCTGTCCCTGGCGCATCAGATACATCGGTGACTCGGGGACGAAGAGCCGCACCGCAAAGACCAGCAGCGCGGGCAGGATCATCGCCAGCAGGGGGAGCCGCCAGTCTCCCCAGGTGCCCACCAGCCATGCCGAGACGAAGCCTGCGAGCGCCGCACCGATGGGCCACCAGCCGTCCATGGCCGTCAGCACACGTCCGCGCTGCCTGGCCGGGGTGAACTCTCCGACCAGGGCGTAGTCCACCGGGATGCAGCCGCCGAGCCCGACCCCGGCGAGGAAGCGGAAGAGCACGAACCATTCAAGGCTCCCGGTCATCGCCCCGGCCACGGTGAACAGCGAGAAGATCAGCAGGGTCCAGGCGAAGGCCTTCCTGCGGCCGATCCGGTCTGCGATCGTGCCCCAGAGCACTGCGCCGACGGCCATGCCGATGAGGTTCGCGGTGCCGATCCACGCCGCGTCCGAGGCGGTCAGGTTCCACTCTTCGGAGAGCAGCGGGATCAGGATGCCGTTGAGCGAGACGTCCCAGGCGTCGAACATGAATCCGAGCCCGCCGACGACGAAGATCCGACCCTGCGTGTTCCATCGCCAGGGGAGGTTCTGCAGGACTGATTCACCGGTGGGCAGCGCCGCAGCGGGCGTGGAGGTGTTCTGATGCACGAGGAGAGTGTAAGCCACTCACCCCCGCCGCCTACTCCCAGATGACCTCGGGCTCATCGGCGGTCATGTCGACCAGCGGTGTGCCCAGCGTGCCCGGATCCCCGAAGTAGAGCTCGTAGAGGCTGGTCACGCCGCCCTCCTCCGCCTCGTATTCGACGTTGACCTGACCGGTGAAGTACTCGGCCTTGACCAGCGTGGGCGTGGTGTAGCTCGGACTGGGAGTCAGCCGCTGCAGCGCCTGGTCAGTCTCGGCCGGAAGCGATCGGGAGATGCTCCCCTCCACGACTGCGGCACCGGAGACGTCCGCCGGCATGTCCAGTCCGCAGCCCGCCTCCATCTCCTTGGAGGCGATGCAGTCCTCCACGTCGGCGATGATCAGCTCGCGCCAGGTCTCAGTGGCCGCTTCGGTGAGGGCCACCTCCAGGGTCGTGGCCGTGGTGTAGGTCTCGGTCACTTCGACCACTCCGTCACCGTCGAAGCTGAAGTTCTCCTCCTCGAGATCAAGCTGGTACATCAGACCGAGGAACACCGTGGCCTCGCCACCCTCCACGGCTTCACCGTTGACCGTGACAGCCAGGTCTCCGAGATCCGGCTGCATGAGCTCTGCCTCAGCATCGACCTCCCAGGCATCAGTGTCCGGGTTCTGGTAGGTGTAGACCCGTTTGGTCACGCCGACCTCGCCGAGGGTGTAGCTGACCTGGACCTCCTGGGAGTACGCGGCCTCTTCAGCCGCGGCATCCTCAGTGACCTCGACGTCAGTGATCGGAGCCAGCTCCAGTGAAGCCGCAAGCACCTCCTCCGTCATCAGGCTGTCGTCACTGACCTCATAGAGCAGTGACCGCGCGGCCTCCGCCTCGCCGTCTGCCAGCGCGGTGAAGTAGGACTCCACCGCGGCGGCGGGGCTCTCGGCATCCACGGCAGGCGCCTCGGCCGCCGCAGAGTCCTGAGGCTGGGTGGTGTCATCATCGGCCGCAGCCTCACCCCCGCGCACCAGCAGGAGGATGAGAGCGATCACAGCGACCACGACGAGGACGCCGACGGCTATCAGCGTCCAGAACAGCCCCTTGCCGTGCCCGCTGCCTCCTCCGCTGGGCCCGCCCGGGCCCTGGGGATACATCGGATCGCCGGGCCCGTCGGGATAGCTCGGTCCCCCGGGAGTGTTCGCAGGACCCTGGTATCCGTACCCGGACTGGCCCTGCGATCCGTACCCGGACTGGCCCTGGTATCCGTACCCGGACTGGCCCTGCGGCCCGTAGGTCGGCTGGTGATCTGACATGTAGCGCCCCGTTCGCTGCCAGCCTGCACTGGCTCCTGACCTGCTGTGTCCGCCGAAACCGCATGGCTCGGTCGTGGAGGCGCGACATCTGCCCGACCCGCGCCTCTGAGAACAAACAGTACTGCCAAAATCGCCTCGATCGGCTTATCGGCGGGGATCCGTCTCAGTCGAGAGTGCCGGCGCGGGAGCCGCGCGCCGCGCCCTCGAGCTCCTCGGCGGTGCGCAGCAGCTGATTGGCACGTTCGGTGAGCCTTCGGGCGGCTTCTGGACTGTGCCGTTCGGAGCCTCCGGCCCAGAGCGCCTGACCTCGTGCCACGACGCGGCAGAACGCGCCCGCACGATCGAAGGCGGAGTCGATGTCCCCGCGGTACATGCCCGCCAGGACGAGATCAGCCAGTCGGTCCATCTCCTGCGCGGTGGGCGGCTCCGCGATGCCGGCGATGGCATGCGGAGCGGAATCCGTCTTGCCCAGGCTGTAGTACTCGCTCATCCGCTGAGGGTCCTTGTTCACCGCGGCACGGATCGCGTAGATCCGCCAGAGACCGCCGGCGAGCGAGTGCGCGGGGGAATCGGACCACAGCTCCGCGATGGCCTCGATGCCCTCGGTCTCCGCCAGCCGGATGAACCGCTCGGTGACCTCCGGGTCATCGGAGTCCCGCCCGTGGAAGACGAGCGCGTGGGCGGTGTCGTGAGCCGCCTGGGCGATGATCGCCGGATCAGCCCCGCCTTCCCGCTGGTCGAAAGCTGCTGGGTCGATGTACCTGGGCCTGCGGTGGCGAGGCTGGCTGCTCATCGCGTCCTCCTAGAAGAGATTCGCTTCGGTCCTTCATCGGCTGCACTGCCGTGCTCGCACGGTGTGCGTCATTATGCCGCAGGCCGCGGCGGCGATACCATAGGGCACGTCTTCAGGGGCTTCACAGGGGCCTTTAGCTCAGTTGGTAGAGCATCGGACTTTTAATCCGCTGGTCGCGGGTTCGAGTCCCGCAGGGCCCACCGCGCTCCGCCGAGGAAGACAGTGATGCCCAGGTCAGCGCCGTGCGCGGACCTGGGCATCACTCGTCCACAGGACTTTTCTGCAGCCGGGGCACCGGCCCGGGCTGCCCGGTTGACCTCGCCCCTGCCGAAGGAGCACACTGGAGATGTGCCGGGCTGTGGTAACCCCCGGGCTCCATTCTCGAGCCGCTTCGAGCGGCCACGCGCCGTGAGGCGTTCCCAGCCCGGCACACCCCCACTCAGCGTCACCCGTTCGCCAGGCATCGTCAGAGCGTCCGCGGGACAGGCAGCCGGGCAAGGTGTCCGAGGGCGTCGCCCGGATGGCGCAGGGATGTTCATCTCTGCGCTATACACTCGGGCCCGACACGTCGACAATCGTTCATCCTGGGGACATTCATCGCATGATCGTACGCAGAGGCCAGCGCCAGCCTGTGGCCACCGACCTTCTGGCCGGCATCGCCCGGGAAGTGCGCTCCGGAGTCCACCTGATCTCCCAGCTGCTGGGCAGCACCCACGAGAACCGAGCGGAACTGCGTGAACAGCTGATCGATCTCGAGGGCCGCGCGATGGACCTCCATTTCAACCTGATGACACACATCCGCAGCGTCTTCCTCACCCCGCTGCCGCGGCAGGACATCTACGCCCTCTCGCAGCAGCTGAACCGCACGATGGAGCATGTGGTGGCCGCCGGTGATCTCATCCTGGCTCGGCCGAATCTGAGTCTGCCGGCGCAGAGCGCCGACCAGCTGGAGACCCTGAGCCGGCAGCTGGACCTCACCGTCGCGGCCATGTCCCGACTCGAAGACTTCGACCTGCTCGAGGAATACTGGATCCAGATGCAGCGCCTGACCAAACAGGCGAATCGGACCCACCGGGTCTGGATGACCTCCAGTGACAATGCCTTCCAGCCGAACATCGCACTGCAGCAGTCGCAGATCGCCGACGCTCTGCTTGCCGCCGTCCACGATCAGCGGACTGTGGCGGTCACTGCCGGTTCGATCATCGTCCGCGAGTCCTGAGGCCGCCGGGTGGAGCCGATTCTGCTCGGGCTCATCTGCCTGCTGCTCGTCCCCAACGCCTTCCTCGCCGGGCTCCACGACGTGCCCAACGCGATCGCGATCCCGGTGCGCACGCGTGCGCTCACCGCGCAGGCCGCTTCTCGGCTCGCGGCCATCTTCAACACCTTGGGGGTGCTGCTCGCGCTGCCGCTGGGCATGTATCTCTACACCTGGTTCGACTTCCCACAGATGAGGTCGAGCGTGCTGCTCGCCGTCGTCCTCTCGGCCCTGATCTCTCTGCTCGGCTGGAACCTCTTCACGTATCTGCGCGGGATGCCCACCTCCACCACCCATGCGCTGCTGGCCGCATTTCTGGGCGGAACGGTGGCCGCCTCCACAGTGGCCGACCTCGACTTCGCAGAGGTCCTCGCCATGCCGTGGGCCGGTGCGGTGCTGACGCTTCTGCTCTCGCCGCTGGTCGCGTTCGGATTCGCGTATCTCCTGGTCTTCGCCGCCGTGCGCGTCGCCCGCGGAGAGGACCCGGACGCGGTGAACACCACCTCCCGGATGGCGCAGTCGGTCAGCGTCGGGGTCACCTCGCTGGGAACCGGACTTCAGCAGGGCCAGCGGTTCTCCTTCGTCCTGCTCACCGCACTGATCGCCGCCCAGGTCGAGGACGCCCAGTCCTGGCTCCCCGCCGCATATTGCACGTTCGCCGTGCTGATCGGCGCCGGATGCCTGACCGGGGGCTGGCGGATCGGGCACACGCTGGGGCACCGGCTGGTGGACATCGACCCGCTGCGCGGCATGGTCGCGACGACGACGACCTCGGCGCTGCTCTTCGTCGGCTCACTGAGCTTCGCCCTGCCGCTCTCCACCTCGCTGACCGCGGCGTCCACGATCATCGGTGCAGGGTCGAATCAGCGCTTCGCCACAGTGCACTGGCGCCAGTTCCGCCGGATCTGTCTCTACTGGGTGCTGACCCCGCTGGCCGCGGGTGCAGCGACGGCGATCTTCACCCTGGCCATCAGCCCGCTGCTGGGCTGACGGCCGCCGAGCCCGCCGGGGCCCGCCCTCCGCTCACCCGAAGCGGCCGGAGACGTAATCCTCGGTGGACTTCTCGTTCGGAGTGTTGAAGATCGCGGAGGTGTCGTTGTATTCGATCAGCTTGCCGGGTTTTCCGGTGCCTGCGATGTTGAAGAACGCGGTCTTCTGCGAGACGCGGGCAGCCTGCTGCATGTTGTGGGTCACGATGATCACCGTGTAATCCTGCTGGAGCTCACCGATGAGGTCCTCGATGGCCAGTGTGGAGATGGGGTCCAATGCGGAGCAGGGCTCATCCATGAGGATCACGTCAGGCTTGACCGCGATCGTCCGGGCGATGCAGAGACGCTGCTGCTGGCCGCCGGAGAGACCAGAACCGGGCTTGTCGAGGCGGTCCTTGACCTCCGCCCACAGGTTGGCGCTGCTCAGCGCCGACTCCACGATGTCATCCGATTCGGACTTCGACAGGCGCGCGCCGTTGAGCTTATAGCCGGCCAGCACATTCTCGCGCAGACTCATGGTGGGGAACGGGTTCGGGCGCTGGAAGACCATGCCCACCTGGGTGCGCACCGTCACCGGGTCCACGCCCGGGTCATAGATGTTCTCACC
Encoded proteins:
- a CDS encoding inorganic phosphate transporter codes for the protein MEPILLGLICLLLVPNAFLAGLHDVPNAIAIPVRTRALTAQAASRLAAIFNTLGVLLALPLGMYLYTWFDFPQMRSSVLLAVVLSALISLLGWNLFTYLRGMPTSTTHALLAAFLGGTVAASTVADLDFAEVLAMPWAGAVLTLLLSPLVAFGFAYLLVFAAVRVARGEDPDAVNTTSRMAQSVSVGVTSLGTGLQQGQRFSFVLLTALIAAQVEDAQSWLPAAYCTFAVLIGAGCLTGGWRIGHTLGHRLVDIDPLRGMVATTTTSALLFVGSLSFALPLSTSLTAASTIIGAGSNQRFATVHWRQFRRICLYWVLTPLAAGAATAIFTLAISPLLG
- the pstB gene encoding phosphate ABC transporter ATP-binding protein PstB, with the protein product MSKRVDAVDLNVYYGDFLAVEGINISIDARAVTAFIGPSGCGKTTFLRSLNRMHEVLPGARVKGELLLDGENIYDPGVDPVTVRTQVGMVFQRPNPFPTMSLRENVLAGYKLNGARLSKSESDDIVESALSSANLWAEVKDRLDKPGSGLSGGQQQRLCIARTIAVKPDVILMDEPCSALDPISTLAIEDLIGELQQDYTVIIVTHNMQQAARVSQKTAFFNIAGTGKPGKLIEYNDTSAIFNTPNEKSTEDYVSGRFG
- a CDS encoding MFS transporter; translation: MHQNTSTPAAALPTGESVLQNLPWRWNTQGRIFVVGGLGFMFDAWDVSLNGILIPLLSEEWNLTASDAAWIGTANLIGMAVGAVLWGTIADRIGRRKAFAWTLLIFSLFTVAGAMTGSLEWFVLFRFLAGVGLGGCIPVDYALVGEFTPARQRGRVLTAMDGWWPIGAALAGFVSAWLVGTWGDWRLPLLAMILPALLVFAVRLFVPESPMYLMRQGQMAEARRVIDGLVARTGAPVRQYTLEATQAPAKLTFAAVGEQLKLVWAHSWRVTTVSWVLFLAIMTVYYIAIQWMPTLLIEAGYEQDQAFIRTAGMAAVGLVGVVISTVLVEITGRRVLLAVSAPVATAMLVVLGLTMHLPTAVLLLLLGFGMVIQISIPVLYTYVSELYPTELRGSGFGWASTISRIGAGLGPLVFIAWMEPTFGLSGAFGICLVGVVLAVLLMLKLAPDTTSKHLD
- a CDS encoding DUF47 domain-containing protein; amino-acid sequence: MIVRRGQRQPVATDLLAGIAREVRSGVHLISQLLGSTHENRAELREQLIDLEGRAMDLHFNLMTHIRSVFLTPLPRQDIYALSQQLNRTMEHVVAAGDLILARPNLSLPAQSADQLETLSRQLDLTVAAMSRLEDFDLLEEYWIQMQRLTKQANRTHRVWMTSSDNAFQPNIALQQSQIADALLAAVHDQRTVAVTAGSIIVRES